From the genome of Perca flavescens isolate YP-PL-M2 chromosome 1, PFLA_1.0, whole genome shotgun sequence, one region includes:
- the LOC114558443 gene encoding uncharacterized protein LOC114558443 isoform X3, translating to MPVFKKWTEDEGDQAEEACSSEASEKRDREPTPSKSPSKFCPNPSTPAGTRTRRSSTEGLSTSSQASFLGVHGTGVYTALSPSLPIPIASNIPSQPPLPAELSGSLCSVASVDRLKERFHQETELSSTVTSKSDENTEKDLSQSKTIVNDSCLMELFKKCQTCGQPITKNKVSHCGAQTKVWWSCLGGHKGIWMSSPHLWEAFPEIHLLTTLSVLFSGGTFTHFKKWAKHLHLNFIGHKTFFEIQKAYLNPEMKQMNRTEQEQIFAKSVHKRPEGILLHISDPLKKMKAKSRRREKGALSLSYEKRSPLLESTEMCLQEPTALSSLGRLSASEKGKRKHEHRSETTHMASEVDWIQDSFEEMEVTIEDDEFNSVKNRISDLTSDMENVEETTEPSALGAADSCDEDVYVPIIPQRSKTSELLLECEEEELEPWQKHTLHVHFKEETDVKEEDVGELNDDQTDCKPDPSSLQNWSAGQHTLKLEANGFVHTSEGHQISNNPVSLSSVQSREVCATSSNQLQSEQSNSQTLSVPLSLPCLAEVKLESTGTSDKHNT from the exons ATGCCCGTGTTTAAAAAATGGACAGAGGACGAAGGAGACCAGGCTGAAGAAGCGTGTTCATCTGAGGCATCAGAGAAAAGAGACCGTGAGCCTACTCCCTCCAAGTCGCCCAGCAAGTTTTGCCCCAATCCGTCAACTCCAGCCGGTACAAGAACGCGAAGAAGCAGTACAGAG GGTCTGAGTACATCTTCACAGGCTTCTTTCCTGGGTGTCCATGGTACTGGTGTCTATACTGCATTATCTCCCTCCCTGCCAATTCCT ATTGCCTCAAACATCCCCTCCCAGCCCCCTCTTCCAGCTGAACTCAGTGGAAGTTTGTGCAGTGTGGCATCTGTGGATCGTCTGAAGGAGAGGTTCCACCAAGAGACTGAGTTGAGCTCGACAGTAACATCAAAATCTGATGAGAACACAGAAAAAGACTTGAGCCAATCAAAGACTATTGTAAATGACAGCTGCTTGATGGAGCTGTTTAAGAAGTGTCAGACCTGTGGACAGCCCATAACCAAAAATAAGGTGTCTCACTGTGGTGCACAGACAAAGGTGTGGTGGAGCTGCCTTGGTGGACACAAGGGCATATGGATGTCATCACCTCACCTTTGGGAGGCGTTTCCTGAAATCCACCTTCTTACAActctttctgttcttttttctgGAGGCACCTttacacactttaaaaaatgGGCCAAACACCTGCACCTGAATTTCATAGGGCATAAAACCTTTTTTGAAATTCAAAAGGCATACCTCAAcccagaaatgaaacagatGAACAGGACTGAGCAGGAACAGATCTTTGCAAAGAGCGTCCACAAACGGCCTGAAGGCATTCTTCTTCACATTTCAG ATCCTCTGAAGAAAATGAAGGCCAAGTcaaggagaagagagaagggaGCTCTGTCGTTAAG TTATGAGAAGAGATCCCCCTTATTGGAGTCTACTGAAATGTGTCTGCAAGAACCAACTGCACTATCAAGTCTTGGACGTCTATCGGCCTCTGAAAA AGGTAAACGAAAACATGAACATCGGAGTGAAACCACACATATGGCATCAGAGGTCGACTGGATTCAGGACAG ttttgagGAAATGGAGGTCACCATTGAAGACGATGAATTCAACAGTGTGAAGAACAGAAT ATCTGACTTGACTAGTGATATGGAAAACGTTGAAGAAACAACTGAGCCGAGTGCTCTAGGAGCTGCTGATAGCTGTGATGAAGACGTCTACGTACCAATAATTCCTCAGAG GTCCAAAACATCTGAACTTTTACTGGAATGTGAAGAAGAGGAGCTGGAGCCATGGCAGAAACACACTTTACATGTTCACTTCAAAGAAGAGACTGATGTCAAAGAGGAGGATGTTGGAGAGTTGA ATGATGACCAAACAGATTGTAAACCAGATCCTTCATCTCTTCAGAACTGGTCAGCTGGTCAGCACACCCTAAAACTTGAGGCCAATGGTTTTGTCCACACTTCTGAGGGGCATCAAATCAGCAACAACCCTGTGTCTTTATCCAGTGTCCAGAGTCGGGAAGTATGTGCGACCTCATCTAACCAGCTGCAGTCAGAGCAGTCCAACTCACAGACCCTCTCTGTACCTTTGTCTCTGCCATGCTTAGCTGAAGTCAAACTTGAGTCAACTGGCACATCAGACAAACATAATACctag
- the LOC114558443 gene encoding uncharacterized protein LOC114558443 isoform X5, whose amino-acid sequence MPGMCSVPGCKGYKKARSRGVVFHSLPTRDPGRCRKWLKAIHNPKFDENTPVSKYGNIRVCSQHFKPEDYEPDIQAELMKTTPRKILKSGVVPTVFSGRQQEDLRTSLPANDRGRTEGLSTSSQASFLGVHGTGVYTALSPSLPIPIASNIPSQPPLPAELSGSLCSVASVDRLKERFHQETELSSTVTSKSDENTEKDLSQSKTIVNDSCLMELFKKCQTCGQPITKNKVSHCGAQTKVWWSCLGGHKGIWMSSPHLWEAFPEIHLLTTLSVLFSGGTFTHFKKWAKHLHLNFIGHKTFFEIQKAYLNPEMKQMNRTEQEQIFAKSVHKRPEGILLHISDPLKKMKAKSRRREKGALSLSYEKRSPLLESTEMCLQEPTALSSLGRLSASEKGKRKHEHRSETTHMASEVDWIQDSFEEMEVTIEDDEFNSVKNRISDLTSDMENVEETTEPSALGAADSCDEDVYVPIIPQRSKTSELLLECEEEELEPWQKHTLRVHLKEERMMFES is encoded by the exons ATGCCGGGGATGTGCTCTGTGCCGGGCTGCAAGGGCTACAAGAAGGCGAGGTCCCGGGGAGTCGTCTTCCACTCTCTGCCTACAAGAGACCCGGGGAGATGCAGAAAGTGGTTAAAGGCCATACATAATCCCAAATTTGACGAAAACACACCAGTAAGTAAGTACGGCAATATAAGAGTCTGTAGCCAGCATTTTAAACCGGAAGATTACGAACCGGACATACAAGCAGAACTTATGAAAACAACGCCCCGAAAAATCCTCAAATCAGGCGTAGTTCCAACCGTTTTCTCTGGAAGACAGCAAGAGGACCTCAGAACATCCCTGCCAGCAAATGACAGAGGCCGAACAGAG GGTCTGAGTACATCTTCACAGGCTTCTTTCCTGGGTGTCCATGGTACTGGTGTCTATACTGCATTATCTCCCTCCCTGCCAATTCCT ATTGCCTCAAACATCCCCTCCCAGCCCCCTCTTCCAGCTGAACTCAGTGGAAGTTTGTGCAGTGTGGCATCTGTGGATCGTCTGAAGGAGAGGTTCCACCAAGAGACTGAGTTGAGCTCGACAGTAACATCAAAATCTGATGAGAACACAGAAAAAGACTTGAGCCAATCAAAGACTATTGTAAATGACAGCTGCTTGATGGAGCTGTTTAAGAAGTGTCAGACCTGTGGACAGCCCATAACCAAAAATAAGGTGTCTCACTGTGGTGCACAGACAAAGGTGTGGTGGAGCTGCCTTGGTGGACACAAGGGCATATGGATGTCATCACCTCACCTTTGGGAGGCGTTTCCTGAAATCCACCTTCTTACAActctttctgttcttttttctgGAGGCACCTttacacactttaaaaaatgGGCCAAACACCTGCACCTGAATTTCATAGGGCATAAAACCTTTTTTGAAATTCAAAAGGCATACCTCAAcccagaaatgaaacagatGAACAGGACTGAGCAGGAACAGATCTTTGCAAAGAGCGTCCACAAACGGCCTGAAGGCATTCTTCTTCACATTTCAG ATCCTCTGAAGAAAATGAAGGCCAAGTcaaggagaagagagaagggaGCTCTGTCGTTAAG TTATGAGAAGAGATCCCCCTTATTGGAGTCTACTGAAATGTGTCTGCAAGAACCAACTGCACTATCAAGTCTTGGACGTCTATCGGCCTCTGAAAA AGGTAAACGAAAACATGAACATCGGAGTGAAACCACACATATGGCATCAGAGGTCGACTGGATTCAGGACAG ttttgagGAAATGGAGGTCACCATTGAAGACGATGAATTCAACAGTGTGAAGAACAGAAT ATCTGACTTGACTAGTGATATGGAAAACGTTGAAGAAACAACTGAGCCGAGTGCTCTAGGAGCTGCTGATAGCTGTGATGAAGACGTCTACGTACCAATAATTCCTCAGAG GTCCAAAACATCTGAACTTTTACTGGAATGTGAAGAAGAGGAGCTGGAGCCATGGCAGAAACACACTTTAC
- the LOC114558443 gene encoding uncharacterized protein LOC114558443 isoform X1 has translation MPGMCSVPGCKGYKKARSRGVVFHSLPTRDPGRCRKWLKAIHNPKFDENTPVSKYGNIRVCSQHFKPEDYEPDIQAELMKTTPRKILKSGVVPTVFSGRQQEDLRTSLPANDRGRTEGLSTSSQASFLGVHGTGVYTALSPSLPIPIASNIPSQPPLPAELSGSLCSVASVDRLKERFHQETELSSTVTSKSDENTEKDLSQSKTIVNDSCLMELFKKCQTCGQPITKNKVSHCGAQTKVWWSCLGGHKGIWMSSPHLWEAFPEIHLLTTLSVLFSGGTFTHFKKWAKHLHLNFIGHKTFFEIQKAYLNPEMKQMNRTEQEQIFAKSVHKRPEGILLHISDPLKKMKAKSRRREKGALSLSYEKRSPLLESTEMCLQEPTALSSLGRLSASEKGKRKHEHRSETTHMASEVDWIQDSFEEMEVTIEDDEFNSVKNRISDLTSDMENVEETTEPSALGAADSCDEDVYVPIIPQRSKTSELLLECEEEELEPWQKHTLHVHFKEETDVKEEDVGELNDDQTDCKPDPSSLQNWSAGQHTLKLEANGFVHTSEGHQISNNPVSLSSVQSREVCATSSNQLQSEQSNSQTLSVPLSLPCLAEVKLESTGTSDKHNT, from the exons ATGCCGGGGATGTGCTCTGTGCCGGGCTGCAAGGGCTACAAGAAGGCGAGGTCCCGGGGAGTCGTCTTCCACTCTCTGCCTACAAGAGACCCGGGGAGATGCAGAAAGTGGTTAAAGGCCATACATAATCCCAAATTTGACGAAAACACACCAGTAAGTAAGTACGGCAATATAAGAGTCTGTAGCCAGCATTTTAAACCGGAAGATTACGAACCGGACATACAAGCAGAACTTATGAAAACAACGCCCCGAAAAATCCTCAAATCAGGCGTAGTTCCAACCGTTTTCTCTGGAAGACAGCAAGAGGACCTCAGAACATCCCTGCCAGCAAATGACAGAGGCCGAACAGAG GGTCTGAGTACATCTTCACAGGCTTCTTTCCTGGGTGTCCATGGTACTGGTGTCTATACTGCATTATCTCCCTCCCTGCCAATTCCT ATTGCCTCAAACATCCCCTCCCAGCCCCCTCTTCCAGCTGAACTCAGTGGAAGTTTGTGCAGTGTGGCATCTGTGGATCGTCTGAAGGAGAGGTTCCACCAAGAGACTGAGTTGAGCTCGACAGTAACATCAAAATCTGATGAGAACACAGAAAAAGACTTGAGCCAATCAAAGACTATTGTAAATGACAGCTGCTTGATGGAGCTGTTTAAGAAGTGTCAGACCTGTGGACAGCCCATAACCAAAAATAAGGTGTCTCACTGTGGTGCACAGACAAAGGTGTGGTGGAGCTGCCTTGGTGGACACAAGGGCATATGGATGTCATCACCTCACCTTTGGGAGGCGTTTCCTGAAATCCACCTTCTTACAActctttctgttcttttttctgGAGGCACCTttacacactttaaaaaatgGGCCAAACACCTGCACCTGAATTTCATAGGGCATAAAACCTTTTTTGAAATTCAAAAGGCATACCTCAAcccagaaatgaaacagatGAACAGGACTGAGCAGGAACAGATCTTTGCAAAGAGCGTCCACAAACGGCCTGAAGGCATTCTTCTTCACATTTCAG ATCCTCTGAAGAAAATGAAGGCCAAGTcaaggagaagagagaagggaGCTCTGTCGTTAAG TTATGAGAAGAGATCCCCCTTATTGGAGTCTACTGAAATGTGTCTGCAAGAACCAACTGCACTATCAAGTCTTGGACGTCTATCGGCCTCTGAAAA AGGTAAACGAAAACATGAACATCGGAGTGAAACCACACATATGGCATCAGAGGTCGACTGGATTCAGGACAG ttttgagGAAATGGAGGTCACCATTGAAGACGATGAATTCAACAGTGTGAAGAACAGAAT ATCTGACTTGACTAGTGATATGGAAAACGTTGAAGAAACAACTGAGCCGAGTGCTCTAGGAGCTGCTGATAGCTGTGATGAAGACGTCTACGTACCAATAATTCCTCAGAG GTCCAAAACATCTGAACTTTTACTGGAATGTGAAGAAGAGGAGCTGGAGCCATGGCAGAAACACACTTTACATGTTCACTTCAAAGAAGAGACTGATGTCAAAGAGGAGGATGTTGGAGAGTTGA ATGATGACCAAACAGATTGTAAACCAGATCCTTCATCTCTTCAGAACTGGTCAGCTGGTCAGCACACCCTAAAACTTGAGGCCAATGGTTTTGTCCACACTTCTGAGGGGCATCAAATCAGCAACAACCCTGTGTCTTTATCCAGTGTCCAGAGTCGGGAAGTATGTGCGACCTCATCTAACCAGCTGCAGTCAGAGCAGTCCAACTCACAGACCCTCTCTGTACCTTTGTCTCTGCCATGCTTAGCTGAAGTCAAACTTGAGTCAACTGGCACATCAGACAAACATAATACctag
- the LOC114558443 gene encoding uncharacterized protein LOC114558443 isoform X2: MPGMCSVPGCKGYKKARSRGVVFHSLPTRDPGRCRKWLKAIHNPKFDENTPVSVVPTVFSGRQQEDLRTSLPANDRGRTEGLSTSSQASFLGVHGTGVYTALSPSLPIPIASNIPSQPPLPAELSGSLCSVASVDRLKERFHQETELSSTVTSKSDENTEKDLSQSKTIVNDSCLMELFKKCQTCGQPITKNKVSHCGAQTKVWWSCLGGHKGIWMSSPHLWEAFPEIHLLTTLSVLFSGGTFTHFKKWAKHLHLNFIGHKTFFEIQKAYLNPEMKQMNRTEQEQIFAKSVHKRPEGILLHISDPLKKMKAKSRRREKGALSLSYEKRSPLLESTEMCLQEPTALSSLGRLSASEKGKRKHEHRSETTHMASEVDWIQDSFEEMEVTIEDDEFNSVKNRISDLTSDMENVEETTEPSALGAADSCDEDVYVPIIPQRSKTSELLLECEEEELEPWQKHTLHVHFKEETDVKEEDVGELNDDQTDCKPDPSSLQNWSAGQHTLKLEANGFVHTSEGHQISNNPVSLSSVQSREVCATSSNQLQSEQSNSQTLSVPLSLPCLAEVKLESTGTSDKHNT; encoded by the exons ATGCCGGGGATGTGCTCTGTGCCGGGCTGCAAGGGCTACAAGAAGGCGAGGTCCCGGGGAGTCGTCTTCCACTCTCTGCCTACAAGAGACCCGGGGAGATGCAGAAAGTGGTTAAAGGCCATACATAATCCCAAATTTGACGAAAACACACCAGTAA GCGTAGTTCCAACCGTTTTCTCTGGAAGACAGCAAGAGGACCTCAGAACATCCCTGCCAGCAAATGACAGAGGCCGAACAGAG GGTCTGAGTACATCTTCACAGGCTTCTTTCCTGGGTGTCCATGGTACTGGTGTCTATACTGCATTATCTCCCTCCCTGCCAATTCCT ATTGCCTCAAACATCCCCTCCCAGCCCCCTCTTCCAGCTGAACTCAGTGGAAGTTTGTGCAGTGTGGCATCTGTGGATCGTCTGAAGGAGAGGTTCCACCAAGAGACTGAGTTGAGCTCGACAGTAACATCAAAATCTGATGAGAACACAGAAAAAGACTTGAGCCAATCAAAGACTATTGTAAATGACAGCTGCTTGATGGAGCTGTTTAAGAAGTGTCAGACCTGTGGACAGCCCATAACCAAAAATAAGGTGTCTCACTGTGGTGCACAGACAAAGGTGTGGTGGAGCTGCCTTGGTGGACACAAGGGCATATGGATGTCATCACCTCACCTTTGGGAGGCGTTTCCTGAAATCCACCTTCTTACAActctttctgttcttttttctgGAGGCACCTttacacactttaaaaaatgGGCCAAACACCTGCACCTGAATTTCATAGGGCATAAAACCTTTTTTGAAATTCAAAAGGCATACCTCAAcccagaaatgaaacagatGAACAGGACTGAGCAGGAACAGATCTTTGCAAAGAGCGTCCACAAACGGCCTGAAGGCATTCTTCTTCACATTTCAG ATCCTCTGAAGAAAATGAAGGCCAAGTcaaggagaagagagaagggaGCTCTGTCGTTAAG TTATGAGAAGAGATCCCCCTTATTGGAGTCTACTGAAATGTGTCTGCAAGAACCAACTGCACTATCAAGTCTTGGACGTCTATCGGCCTCTGAAAA AGGTAAACGAAAACATGAACATCGGAGTGAAACCACACATATGGCATCAGAGGTCGACTGGATTCAGGACAG ttttgagGAAATGGAGGTCACCATTGAAGACGATGAATTCAACAGTGTGAAGAACAGAAT ATCTGACTTGACTAGTGATATGGAAAACGTTGAAGAAACAACTGAGCCGAGTGCTCTAGGAGCTGCTGATAGCTGTGATGAAGACGTCTACGTACCAATAATTCCTCAGAG GTCCAAAACATCTGAACTTTTACTGGAATGTGAAGAAGAGGAGCTGGAGCCATGGCAGAAACACACTTTACATGTTCACTTCAAAGAAGAGACTGATGTCAAAGAGGAGGATGTTGGAGAGTTGA ATGATGACCAAACAGATTGTAAACCAGATCCTTCATCTCTTCAGAACTGGTCAGCTGGTCAGCACACCCTAAAACTTGAGGCCAATGGTTTTGTCCACACTTCTGAGGGGCATCAAATCAGCAACAACCCTGTGTCTTTATCCAGTGTCCAGAGTCGGGAAGTATGTGCGACCTCATCTAACCAGCTGCAGTCAGAGCAGTCCAACTCACAGACCCTCTCTGTACCTTTGTCTCTGCCATGCTTAGCTGAAGTCAAACTTGAGTCAACTGGCACATCAGACAAACATAATACctag
- the LOC114558443 gene encoding uncharacterized protein LOC114558443 isoform X4, whose product MPGMCSVPGCKGYKKARSRGVVFHSLPTRDPGRCRKWLKAIHNPKFDENTPGLSTSSQASFLGVHGTGVYTALSPSLPIPIASNIPSQPPLPAELSGSLCSVASVDRLKERFHQETELSSTVTSKSDENTEKDLSQSKTIVNDSCLMELFKKCQTCGQPITKNKVSHCGAQTKVWWSCLGGHKGIWMSSPHLWEAFPEIHLLTTLSVLFSGGTFTHFKKWAKHLHLNFIGHKTFFEIQKAYLNPEMKQMNRTEQEQIFAKSVHKRPEGILLHISDPLKKMKAKSRRREKGALSLSYEKRSPLLESTEMCLQEPTALSSLGRLSASEKGKRKHEHRSETTHMASEVDWIQDSFEEMEVTIEDDEFNSVKNRISDLTSDMENVEETTEPSALGAADSCDEDVYVPIIPQRSKTSELLLECEEEELEPWQKHTLHVHFKEETDVKEEDVGELNDDQTDCKPDPSSLQNWSAGQHTLKLEANGFVHTSEGHQISNNPVSLSSVQSREVCATSSNQLQSEQSNSQTLSVPLSLPCLAEVKLESTGTSDKHNT is encoded by the exons ATGCCGGGGATGTGCTCTGTGCCGGGCTGCAAGGGCTACAAGAAGGCGAGGTCCCGGGGAGTCGTCTTCCACTCTCTGCCTACAAGAGACCCGGGGAGATGCAGAAAGTGGTTAAAGGCCATACATAATCCCAAATTTGACGAAAACACACCA GGTCTGAGTACATCTTCACAGGCTTCTTTCCTGGGTGTCCATGGTACTGGTGTCTATACTGCATTATCTCCCTCCCTGCCAATTCCT ATTGCCTCAAACATCCCCTCCCAGCCCCCTCTTCCAGCTGAACTCAGTGGAAGTTTGTGCAGTGTGGCATCTGTGGATCGTCTGAAGGAGAGGTTCCACCAAGAGACTGAGTTGAGCTCGACAGTAACATCAAAATCTGATGAGAACACAGAAAAAGACTTGAGCCAATCAAAGACTATTGTAAATGACAGCTGCTTGATGGAGCTGTTTAAGAAGTGTCAGACCTGTGGACAGCCCATAACCAAAAATAAGGTGTCTCACTGTGGTGCACAGACAAAGGTGTGGTGGAGCTGCCTTGGTGGACACAAGGGCATATGGATGTCATCACCTCACCTTTGGGAGGCGTTTCCTGAAATCCACCTTCTTACAActctttctgttcttttttctgGAGGCACCTttacacactttaaaaaatgGGCCAAACACCTGCACCTGAATTTCATAGGGCATAAAACCTTTTTTGAAATTCAAAAGGCATACCTCAAcccagaaatgaaacagatGAACAGGACTGAGCAGGAACAGATCTTTGCAAAGAGCGTCCACAAACGGCCTGAAGGCATTCTTCTTCACATTTCAG ATCCTCTGAAGAAAATGAAGGCCAAGTcaaggagaagagagaagggaGCTCTGTCGTTAAG TTATGAGAAGAGATCCCCCTTATTGGAGTCTACTGAAATGTGTCTGCAAGAACCAACTGCACTATCAAGTCTTGGACGTCTATCGGCCTCTGAAAA AGGTAAACGAAAACATGAACATCGGAGTGAAACCACACATATGGCATCAGAGGTCGACTGGATTCAGGACAG ttttgagGAAATGGAGGTCACCATTGAAGACGATGAATTCAACAGTGTGAAGAACAGAAT ATCTGACTTGACTAGTGATATGGAAAACGTTGAAGAAACAACTGAGCCGAGTGCTCTAGGAGCTGCTGATAGCTGTGATGAAGACGTCTACGTACCAATAATTCCTCAGAG GTCCAAAACATCTGAACTTTTACTGGAATGTGAAGAAGAGGAGCTGGAGCCATGGCAGAAACACACTTTACATGTTCACTTCAAAGAAGAGACTGATGTCAAAGAGGAGGATGTTGGAGAGTTGA ATGATGACCAAACAGATTGTAAACCAGATCCTTCATCTCTTCAGAACTGGTCAGCTGGTCAGCACACCCTAAAACTTGAGGCCAATGGTTTTGTCCACACTTCTGAGGGGCATCAAATCAGCAACAACCCTGTGTCTTTATCCAGTGTCCAGAGTCGGGAAGTATGTGCGACCTCATCTAACCAGCTGCAGTCAGAGCAGTCCAACTCACAGACCCTCTCTGTACCTTTGTCTCTGCCATGCTTAGCTGAAGTCAAACTTGAGTCAACTGGCACATCAGACAAACATAATACctag